One Theropithecus gelada isolate Dixy chromosome 3, Tgel_1.0, whole genome shotgun sequence genomic window carries:
- the LOC112621831 gene encoding LOW QUALITY PROTEIN: olfactory receptor 9A2 (The sequence of the model RefSeq protein was modified relative to this genomic sequence to represent the inferred CDS: substituted 3 bases at 3 genomic stop codons): MMDSHSSATEFHLLGFPGSQGLHHILFAIFFFFYLVTLMRNMVIIVIICVEKRLQSPIYFFLGHLSALEILVTTIIVPMMLWGLLLPRMQTVSLSTCIAQLFLYLAVGTTEFALLGVMVVDRYVAVCNLXRYNIIMNSSTCIWVVIVSWVFGFLSEIWLVYATVQFTFCKSNSLDHFXCDRGQLLKLSCDNTLFTEFILFLMAIFILIGFLISTIVSYTYIISTILKIPSASGWRKAFSTCASLFTCVIIGYSSCLFLYVKPKQTQGVEYNKIFPLLVSVLTPFLNPFLFTLWNDKVKEALRDGVKCCCXLLKD, encoded by the coding sequence ATGATGGACAGCCACTCTAGTGCCACCGAATTCCACCTTCTAGGCTTCCCTGGGTCCCAAGGACTACACCACATTCTTTTTgctatattctttttcttctatttagtGACATTAATGAGAAACATGGTCATCATCGTGATTATCTGTGTGGAGAAACGTCTGCAGTCCCCCATATATTTCTTCCTCGGCCACCTCTCTGCCCTGGAGATCCTGGTCACAACCATAATTGTCCCCATGATGCTTTGGGGATTGCTGCTCCCTAGGATGCAGACAGTATCTTTGTCTACATGTATTGCTCAACTTTTCCTGTACCTTGCTGTAGGGACCACAGAGTTTGCATTACTTGGAGTGATGGTTGTGGACCGTTACGTGGCTGTGTGTAATCTTTGAAGATACAACATCATTATGAACAGCAGTACCTGTATTTGGGTGGTAATAGTGTCATGGGTATTTGGATTTCTTTCTGAAATCTGGCTGGTCTATGCCACAGTTCAGTTTACCTTCTGCAAATCAAATTCGTTAGACCATTTTTAGTGTGACCGAGGGCAATTACTCAAACTGTCCTGTGACAACACTCTTTTCACAGAGTTTATCCTTTTCTTAATggctatttttattctcattggtttttTGATCTCTACAATTGTCTCCTATACGTACATCATCTCCACTATCCTCAAGATCCCGTCAGCCTCTGGCTGGAGGAAAGCCTTCTCCACTTGTGCCTCCCTCTTCACCTGTGTTATAATCGGCTACAGCAGCTGCTTGTTTCTCTATGTGAAACCCAAGCAAACACAGGGAGTcgagtacaataagatatttccCCTGTTGGTTTCTGTGTTAACCCCCTTCCTGAACCCTTTCCTCTTTACTCTTTGGAATGACAAAGTCAAAGAGGCCCTCCGAGATGGAGTGAAATGCTGCTGTTAACTCCTCAAAGATTAG